The proteins below are encoded in one region of Nitrospira sp.:
- the murE gene encoding UDP-N-acetylmuramoyl-L-alanyl-D-glutamate--2,6-diaminopimelate ligase, which yields MTAAELIEPIEADLRVVSRTGSLAVPVANLTDDSRRVSPGTLFVAVKGERVDGHRFIPQAVRDGAAAIVAQDDPGRLTIPVVRVADSRRAVGLLGSSYFGNPSAGLRMIGVTGTNGKTTITYLCRAILESIGRRVGVIGTVAYEIGGERVPASHTTPGALELQQLLARMVSANLDSVAMEVSSHALALDRTIGCEYDVAVFTNLTQDHLDFHRDMDDYFAAKLRLFTGLHDQGRKPKTKRAIVNLDDPRGVRIKQAVTVPVWTYGLNPAADLRAEDVQLSVSGTTFSLVTPVGRARVMSNLVGEHNIYNALAAIGVGLHEGISLEAVCRGVAAVGNVPGRFERVDAGQAFTVVVDYAHTEDALVNLLAAAQRLKTGRIITVFGCGGDRDRTKRPKMGRAAVEGSDVVVLTSDNPRTEDPDVILRDVEVGVKEALHRAPHVHYRMVADRREAIHAAVREAQPGDMVLIAGKGHEDYQIIGTTKHHFDDREVAQDAIRSIRVW from the coding sequence GTGACCGCTGCCGAGTTGATTGAGCCGATTGAAGCAGATTTGAGAGTCGTGAGTCGGACGGGCAGTCTTGCCGTGCCCGTCGCGAATCTTACCGACGATTCCAGGCGCGTATCGCCGGGGACGCTGTTTGTTGCCGTGAAAGGCGAGCGTGTCGATGGGCATCGTTTCATCCCGCAGGCGGTACGGGATGGCGCGGCCGCGATTGTGGCGCAGGACGACCCGGGGCGGCTGACGATTCCCGTCGTTCGCGTGGCCGACAGCCGGCGCGCGGTGGGTCTCTTGGGAAGCAGCTACTTCGGAAATCCATCGGCCGGGTTGCGCATGATCGGTGTGACGGGAACGAATGGGAAGACTACGATTACCTACCTCTGTCGTGCGATTTTGGAATCGATCGGTCGCCGAGTCGGCGTGATCGGCACCGTCGCGTACGAAATCGGCGGGGAGCGGGTACCGGCTTCACACACGACGCCGGGTGCGTTGGAACTCCAGCAACTTCTGGCGCGAATGGTGAGCGCCAATCTAGATAGCGTGGCAATGGAAGTGTCGTCGCATGCACTGGCTCTGGATCGCACCATCGGATGTGAATACGACGTCGCGGTATTTACGAATTTGACGCAGGACCATTTGGACTTTCATCGGGACATGGACGACTACTTTGCCGCCAAACTCCGTTTATTCACCGGCTTGCACGATCAGGGGCGCAAGCCCAAGACCAAGCGCGCGATCGTCAACCTGGACGATCCCCGCGGCGTCCGCATCAAACAGGCGGTCACGGTCCCTGTATGGACCTATGGACTTAACCCGGCGGCGGATTTGCGAGCGGAAGACGTGCAGCTTTCGGTCTCCGGCACCACCTTCTCCCTCGTGACGCCGGTCGGGCGCGCACGGGTCATGAGCAACCTGGTCGGAGAGCACAATATTTACAACGCATTGGCGGCGATCGGCGTCGGTCTGCACGAGGGGATTTCTTTGGAGGCCGTGTGTCGGGGTGTGGCGGCGGTCGGCAATGTGCCGGGGCGCTTCGAGCGGGTCGATGCCGGGCAGGCGTTCACCGTCGTGGTGGACTACGCGCATACCGAAGACGCGTTGGTGAATCTCCTGGCGGCGGCGCAGCGCCTCAAGACTGGACGGATCATTACTGTGTTCGGCTGCGGCGGGGATCGGGATCGTACCAAACGCCCGAAGATGGGACGGGCTGCGGTGGAGGGGAGCGATGTGGTCGTCCTGACGTCTGACAATCCGCGTACCGAGGATCCCGACGTCATCCTGCGCGACGTTGAAGTCGGGGTCAAGGAAGCGCTTCACCGTGCACCGCACGTCCACTATCGCATGGTTGCCGACCGTCGAGAGGCGATCCACGCGGCGGTACGGGAAGCGCAACCGGGCGACATGGTGCTGATCGCGGGAAAAGGCCATGAGGATTATCAGATCATCGGAACCACGAAGCATCACTTCGACGATCGCGAGGTGGCACAGGACGCGATTCGGTCGATCAGAGTGTGGTAG
- the murF gene encoding UDP-N-acetylmuramoyl-tripeptide--D-alanyl-D-alanine ligase, with product MIYGVCEFMGTTLFTVEEMLEVVSPRVLAGDLTALVRAPIKRLWTDSRTVRKGDCFVALQGERFDGHAFVPEVFRKGATVALVDETYRVPADLLRRGHARRPALIFGVRDTLAAFQHLATHHRQRFRIPIVAVTGSNGKTTTKEMTASIFATRWPTLKTEGNLNNRIGVPQMLLRLTGRHQAAVIEMGVDARGQTTKLCEMVKPTLGIITNIGADHLEFFGDLEGSAQAKAELLDMMPPDGVVVLNADDSYFDYLAARAHGRVLSFGLSPRADVRATDVDNRGKNGATFKLHIPGRLRPVSVSLRVYGVHNVINALAAAATGCAVGLSSAQVAKGLGEFRPALMRSQVAVVRGARVINDCYNANPSSMKAAIQLLAEMGQGGRTIAVLGDMLELGPRKEEFHRDIGAVVAQRGIGELIACGSLGQAIAQGARKAGMPAGRIREVPDAAAAGALLKPMLKSGDTLLVKASRGMKLERVLEILQGRVRMAAGA from the coding sequence ATGATCTACGGAGTCTGCGAATTTATGGGAACAACCCTGTTTACGGTTGAAGAAATGCTCGAGGTCGTCAGCCCACGCGTGTTGGCGGGAGACCTGACGGCCTTGGTTCGAGCCCCAATCAAGCGTCTCTGGACCGACTCGCGCACCGTCCGCAAGGGGGATTGCTTTGTCGCGTTGCAAGGCGAACGGTTCGATGGTCATGCCTTCGTGCCCGAGGTCTTCCGCAAGGGTGCGACAGTGGCGCTTGTCGACGAGACCTACCGAGTTCCGGCCGATCTCCTCCGGCGCGGCCACGCGCGTCGGCCGGCCCTTATTTTTGGTGTCCGGGACACGCTGGCGGCGTTTCAGCACCTCGCGACGCATCACCGCCAGCGATTTCGGATTCCGATCGTCGCGGTCACGGGTAGCAACGGCAAGACGACCACGAAAGAGATGACCGCAAGCATTTTTGCCACGCGATGGCCGACGCTGAAGACAGAAGGCAACCTGAACAACCGCATCGGCGTGCCGCAGATGCTGCTGCGCCTCACCGGGCGACATCAAGCTGCCGTGATCGAAATGGGCGTGGATGCGCGTGGGCAGACGACCAAGCTGTGCGAGATGGTCAAGCCGACGCTCGGAATCATTACAAACATCGGAGCCGATCATCTTGAATTTTTCGGAGATCTCGAAGGCTCGGCGCAGGCTAAGGCCGAACTGCTGGATATGATGCCGCCGGACGGCGTGGTCGTTTTGAATGCCGACGATTCCTATTTCGATTATCTCGCCGCGCGGGCACATGGGCGTGTACTGTCCTTTGGCTTGTCGCCCCGGGCCGACGTCCGGGCCACCGACGTGGACAATCGAGGAAAGAACGGCGCGACCTTCAAGTTACATATACCGGGCCGGCTTCGCCCGGTCTCGGTGTCGCTCCGAGTCTACGGTGTGCACAACGTCATCAACGCGCTCGCCGCGGCAGCAACAGGATGTGCCGTCGGTTTGAGCAGCGCCCAGGTGGCGAAGGGATTGGGTGAATTTCGGCCCGCGCTCATGCGCTCGCAGGTGGCCGTCGTGCGCGGAGCGCGAGTCATCAACGATTGCTACAACGCGAATCCGTCTTCCATGAAGGCGGCGATTCAATTACTGGCTGAAATGGGGCAGGGCGGGCGCACCATCGCGGTCTTGGGAGACATGTTGGAACTCGGTCCACGGAAGGAAGAATTTCATCGCGATATCGGCGCGGTTGTGGCGCAACGTGGGATTGGCGAGCTGATCGCATGCGGGTCGCTGGGACAGGCCATCGCGCAGGGGGCGCGGAAGGCCGGCATGCCGGCCGGCCGCATCCGTGAAGTGCCGGATGCGGCCGCGGCCGGCGCGTTGCTCAAGCCGATGTTGAAATCAGGCGACACGCTTCTGGTCAAGGCATCACGTGGAATGAAGTTGGAGCGTGTGCTGGAGATACTTCAGGGTCGCGTGCGGATGGCTGCCGGTGCCTAG